In the genome of Solibacillus isronensis, one region contains:
- a CDS encoding YerC/YecD family TrpR-related protein — MQIEKIRGHQTDQLFKAVLELKDIEECYKFFDDLCTISEIQSLAQRFEVAHLLRLKKTYETIKKETGASTATISRVRRCFDYGNDTYDEMLGRLYPDEKPFTSK, encoded by the coding sequence ATGCAAATTGAAAAAATTCGCGGTCATCAAACAGATCAGTTGTTTAAAGCTGTCCTAGAGTTAAAAGATATTGAGGAATGCTATAAATTTTTCGATGACTTGTGCACGATTAGTGAAATTCAGTCATTGGCACAGCGATTTGAAGTTGCACATTTATTACGTTTGAAAAAAACGTATGAAACAATTAAAAAGGAAACAGGTGCTTCGACAGCAACAATTTCCCGTGTACGCCGTTGCTTTGACTACGGAAATGACACTTATGATGAAATGCTGGGCCGTCTTTATCCAGACGAAAAGCCGTTTACGTCAAAGTAA